A portion of the Oxynema aestuarii AP17 genome contains these proteins:
- a CDS encoding DegT/DnrJ/EryC1/StrS family aminotransferase → MAIAGRYQMIPRLKPTLGWQELAALLPPAGEEEIQRFEQAFARLMGQKHAIAFPYGRTGLVLLLEALGLKEREVICPAYTCVVVPHAIVTSGNEPVFVDSQEEDFNMNLDLVPEAITEKTGAIVATSIFGYPVDLDRLDKIRQQHPQIPIIQDCAHSFAAEWKGRPVQQAGDAAIFGSNISKILTSIFGGMVTTDRDDLADKLRQLRKARIQPPTWQKAWRRRLYLAAIYPAFTAPIYGMTNALERSGLLNRFVKYYDEGIIEMPTDYLVGMTGVEAKVGQVQVGRYHDIIANRRQVAEFYDKHLQEIPNFILPPLVEGATYSHYVPRTEHRQQRMQYALKHGVQLGQIIEYCIPQMSAYRDRSGNRFACPVARQMAKTTVNLPVYLAKQGNQALKIVELLSKYNKI, encoded by the coding sequence TTGGCAATTGCAGGACGATATCAGATGATACCAAGATTAAAGCCCACTTTAGGATGGCAGGAATTAGCGGCCTTGCTTCCTCCAGCAGGAGAAGAAGAAATCCAGCGCTTCGAGCAAGCTTTTGCTCGGTTAATGGGACAAAAGCACGCCATTGCGTTTCCTTACGGTCGTACTGGGTTGGTTTTGTTACTGGAGGCTTTGGGGTTAAAAGAACGAGAAGTGATTTGTCCCGCCTATACCTGCGTCGTCGTACCTCATGCGATTGTCACCAGTGGCAACGAGCCTGTTTTTGTGGACTCTCAAGAAGAGGACTTTAATATGAACCTCGACTTGGTGCCAGAAGCCATTACAGAAAAAACAGGCGCGATCGTTGCCACCTCAATTTTTGGCTATCCCGTGGATCTGGATCGTTTAGACAAAATTCGACAACAGCATCCCCAGATTCCGATTATTCAAGACTGCGCCCATAGTTTTGCCGCCGAGTGGAAAGGACGCCCCGTTCAGCAAGCGGGGGATGCAGCAATATTTGGATCGAACATCAGTAAAATCCTTACCTCTATTTTTGGCGGGATGGTGACAACCGATCGAGATGACCTGGCGGATAAATTGCGCCAATTGCGAAAGGCGCGAATTCAGCCTCCAACTTGGCAGAAAGCATGGCGGCGCAGGCTCTACCTGGCAGCCATTTATCCAGCTTTCACCGCACCTATTTATGGAATGACAAATGCCTTAGAGCGGAGTGGACTTTTGAATCGCTTTGTCAAATACTATGATGAAGGTATTATTGAGATGCCAACAGATTACTTAGTAGGCATGACAGGAGTAGAAGCAAAAGTCGGTCAAGTTCAAGTTGGTCGCTACCATGACATTATTGCTAACCGCCGCCAAGTGGCAGAGTTTTACGACAAACATTTACAAGAAATCCCCAATTTCATCTTGCCCCCCTTGGTTGAAGGTGCGACATATTCCCACTATGTCCCTCGGACAGAACATCGTCAACAACGGATGCAGTATGCCCTAAAACATGGAGTGCAATTGGGACAAATCATTGAGTATTGCATTCCGCAGATGTCGGCATATCGCGATCGATCTGGGAATAGGTTTGCTTGTCCTGTTGCCCGACAGATGGCAAAAACTACAGTTAATTTGCCAGTTTACTTAGCGAAGCAAGGCAATCAAGCATTAAAGATTGTAGAGCTATTGTCCAAATATAACAAAATATAA
- a CDS encoding sulfotransferase, with amino-acid sequence MYSSSLTKQTKRLRGAIQSHSPAARLGILSIALSPITRSLDRIAYQLFRHHPLPENWTLPPCAMIVSPPRSGSTIVYQVLTRIIPSVYISNLHSLFPSLASSYLLKNDLFGKSNLKFNNYYGYTSQINDVNEGNQFIEQLLQDSENLSLIRSRFIRLIRMMQATRDCPFIFKNVRAYPKILKLHNAIPELNFIRVKRNPEQVIQSVVRAYYELGTFHPVPPSLKHSNIKDPVEFAIKQILEIEKTIDEQLKYIKRSSWVEVEYEAFCSDPWIVAENLLKNYLNLDLSCLRKDALSEPLKVSNRVKVSEGEAKQISFLLKENNFWEC; translated from the coding sequence ATGTATTCTTCAAGTCTGACAAAACAAACAAAACGCTTAAGGGGCGCAATACAATCTCACAGTCCAGCAGCACGTCTGGGAATTTTGTCGATCGCACTAAGCCCTATTACGCGATCGTTAGACAGAATTGCTTATCAATTATTCCGACATCACCCTCTTCCAGAGAATTGGACTTTACCTCCTTGTGCGATGATTGTTAGCCCTCCTAGGTCTGGCAGTACAATTGTTTACCAGGTTTTGACAAGAATTATACCTAGCGTTTATATCAGCAATCTTCATTCATTATTTCCCAGCTTAGCATCGTCTTATTTATTAAAAAATGACTTATTTGGAAAATCGAATCTAAAGTTTAATAACTATTATGGTTATACTTCACAGATAAACGATGTTAATGAAGGCAATCAATTTATTGAACAATTGCTCCAAGACAGCGAAAATTTAAGCTTGATTCGTAGCCGCTTTATTAGATTAATTAGAATGATGCAGGCCACAAGAGATTGCCCTTTTATTTTTAAAAATGTCCGAGCATATCCCAAGATTTTAAAACTGCATAATGCCATACCAGAACTAAATTTTATTAGAGTTAAAAGAAATCCAGAACAAGTTATACAATCTGTTGTCAGAGCATACTATGAACTAGGAACATTTCATCCAGTTCCTCCTTCTCTCAAGCACAGCAATATAAAAGATCCGGTTGAGTTTGCGATTAAACAAATATTGGAAATTGAGAAAACGATAGACGAGCAACTAAAATATATTAAGCGATCGTCTTGGGTTGAGGTAGAATATGAAGCTTTTTGCTCCGACCCTTGGATAGTCGCTGAAAATTTGCTGAAAAATTATTTAAATCTGGATTTATCCTGCCTTCGTAAAGATGCCCTTTCAGAGCCATTAAAAGTTTCCAATAGAGTTAAAGTTTCTGAAGGCGAGGCAAAGCAAATCTCATTTTTATTAAAAGAAAATAATTTTTGGGAGTGTTAA
- a CDS encoding glycosyltransferase, which yields MINLHLALNSITGDSRILKETQSIADSNFFERVEIAGIRDPEDLATETLGKCHISRFSLRGRGLPKDLLNQGLKYLEWHWRVVQAYANKPLTVIHCHDFHPLAIAIHLKQLTGAKIVYDAHELETERTGLRGMRQSIVRLQEKLLWPYIDAFITVSPSIKAWYQSHYTAVPTALVRNIPNCPLSISPKPLRQQFKVPDRALLFLYFGYLSKARGIELCLEAFQSEQVPHHLLFMGDGSLKEVILAAQKSCPRIHWLSPVPHYEVVNYAAGADVGISLIEDVSLNERYVLPNKLFESLLGGIPVLASALPDQSEIINTYNAGWLIQPSRDILIDWLTNITPIEAMQLRHGLRERVNTLTWQKESEQLVDLYQKILKI from the coding sequence ATGATAAATCTTCATCTGGCTCTTAACTCTATTACTGGTGATAGCCGTATATTAAAAGAAACTCAGTCGATAGCGGATTCTAACTTCTTCGAGCGAGTAGAAATTGCCGGAATTCGTGATCCGGAGGACTTAGCCACTGAAACTTTAGGAAAGTGCCACATCTCTCGATTTAGTCTTAGAGGTCGTGGTTTACCGAAGGATTTATTAAATCAGGGACTTAAATATTTAGAATGGCACTGGCGTGTAGTTCAGGCTTACGCAAATAAACCGCTGACCGTTATTCACTGTCATGACTTTCATCCGTTGGCAATAGCCATTCATTTGAAGCAGCTAACAGGCGCAAAAATTGTCTATGATGCTCATGAGCTAGAAACTGAGCGAACTGGTTTGCGAGGGATGCGGCAAAGCATTGTTCGATTACAGGAAAAGCTATTATGGCCATACATCGATGCTTTCATCACTGTTAGTCCTTCAATTAAAGCATGGTATCAGTCTCACTATACTGCTGTACCCACAGCGTTAGTTCGTAACATCCCCAATTGTCCACTATCCATTTCGCCAAAACCTCTTCGTCAACAGTTTAAAGTGCCAGATCGCGCTTTGCTTTTTCTATACTTTGGTTACTTGTCGAAAGCACGTGGGATCGAACTATGCTTAGAGGCTTTTCAGTCAGAACAAGTACCTCATCATCTCCTTTTCATGGGAGATGGCTCTCTCAAAGAAGTTATTTTAGCTGCTCAAAAATCATGCCCGCGAATTCATTGGCTTTCACCAGTTCCCCATTATGAAGTTGTCAATTATGCGGCTGGAGCTGATGTGGGTATATCCTTAATTGAAGATGTTTCTCTTAATGAGCGCTATGTTTTACCCAATAAGCTTTTTGAGTCTTTACTGGGAGGCATTCCTGTCTTAGCATCTGCTCTCCCCGATCAATCGGAAATTATCAATACTTATAATGCAGGATGGTTAATACAACCATCACGCGATATCCTGATTGATTGGTTAACTAATATCACCCCTATTGAAGCGATGCAATTGCGTCATGGATTGCGAGAGCGAGTCAACACATTGACCTGGCAAAAAGAATCCGAGCAATTAGTCGATCTCTATCAAAAAATACTGAAAATTTAA
- a CDS encoding class I SAM-dependent methyltransferase, translating to MFKKWNEKIEKRINYYTKPTSVAGLLANWSYNSINKFNKREPGGWLLDIGCGDGSQVQKLKDRSKYIGIDRNLERLEILKLKDRSKYIGIDRNLERLEILKSNYPEVTAIYADVCSLPFKSNSIKYVFSSNTFEHIWYLKDAVIELYRCCTSDAEINIVIPTEGGLWNVGRNLLSKPHFTKMYPDIDFEFISHVEHCNQAKQVIRSLEMFFDCKIKGIPLYFPSIYLNGLLEISCKRRKNISI from the coding sequence ATGTTTAAAAAATGGAATGAAAAGATTGAGAAGCGTATTAATTATTATACTAAGCCAACATCGGTTGCAGGTCTTCTTGCTAATTGGAGCTATAACAGTATTAATAAATTTAATAAACGCGAACCTGGGGGATGGCTTCTCGATATAGGCTGTGGTGATGGATCGCAAGTTCAAAAATTAAAAGATCGCTCTAAATATATTGGAATCGATCGAAATTTGGAAAGATTAGAAATATTAAAATTAAAAGATCGCTCTAAATATATTGGAATCGATCGAAATTTGGAAAGATTAGAAATATTAAAGTCTAATTATCCTGAAGTTACAGCTATCTATGCTGATGTATGCTCATTGCCATTTAAGTCAAATTCTATAAAATATGTCTTTTCATCAAATACCTTTGAACATATTTGGTATTTGAAGGATGCAGTAATTGAGCTTTATCGTTGTTGTACATCTGATGCTGAGATTAATATAGTAATACCTACAGAAGGTGGGTTATGGAATGTTGGGAGAAATCTACTTTCAAAACCCCATTTTACTAAGATGTATCCAGACATAGATTTTGAGTTCATTTCTCACGTAGAACACTGTAATCAAGCGAAACAGGTGATTCGTAGCTTAGAAATGTTTTTTGATTGCAAAATAAAAGGAATACCACTATATTTTCCATCTATTTACTTAAATGGACTTCTAGAAATCTCCTGTAAGCGTCGGAAAAATATAAGCATATAG
- a CDS encoding methyltransferase domain-containing protein — protein MDTTENFNNAISHLLRCPKCKSKLLYLEGCRGLKCPIHGIYPVIDEIPCFVQSNHPENINYHFDSHWDENITEQIPIQKQLVAQEFLKPLFDCINLQKPALLLDAGCGNGVHARVLSTQSWAKSSDFVGLDISLSALRSAARDLHKSSWKFVQGDLGELPFEDGQFDAAFSFGAIAYTDNPLNSFSELCRVTKKGGLVGVWIYPKTGGLMGVLFSTIRSLCQVTGSVGSRLIADCIVPFLGVLPTRSGINLANSTWKQCREVVLVNIAPDQLFFPTTSEVESWFSDYGLEIISQDDDNPITIWGKKL, from the coding sequence GTGGATACTACAGAAAATTTCAATAATGCTATAAGTCATCTACTTCGATGTCCAAAATGTAAGAGTAAGTTACTATATTTGGAAGGTTGCAGAGGGCTAAAGTGTCCCATACATGGAATTTATCCAGTTATAGATGAAATTCCTTGCTTTGTTCAATCCAATCATCCAGAAAATATAAACTATCATTTTGACAGTCATTGGGATGAAAATATCACAGAACAAATTCCCATTCAAAAACAATTAGTAGCCCAAGAATTCTTGAAACCACTATTCGATTGTATTAACTTACAAAAGCCAGCCTTACTTTTGGATGCTGGATGTGGAAATGGCGTTCATGCACGGGTTTTATCTACTCAATCGTGGGCTAAAAGTAGTGATTTTGTTGGTCTAGATATTTCTCTATCGGCCCTTCGGTCTGCTGCACGGGATCTACACAAATCTAGCTGGAAATTTGTGCAAGGGGATCTAGGAGAACTACCTTTTGAAGACGGTCAATTTGATGCAGCATTTTCTTTTGGAGCTATAGCTTATACGGACAATCCGTTAAATTCATTTTCTGAATTATGTAGAGTTACTAAAAAAGGAGGGTTAGTAGGAGTTTGGATTTATCCAAAAACTGGTGGTCTTATGGGAGTCCTATTTTCGACGATCAGAAGTCTATGTCAGGTTACGGGTTCTGTGGGTTCCAGATTAATTGCCGATTGTATAGTCCCCTTTTTGGGAGTTCTTCCCACTAGATCGGGAATAAATCTGGCGAACTCTACTTGGAAGCAGTGTCGTGAAGTTGTCCTGGTAAATATTGCCCCAGACCAATTATTTTTTCCAACCACCTCAGAGGTTGAAAGTTGGTTCTCAGATTATGGACTGGAAATTATCAGTCAAGATGATGACAATCCGATTACTATCTGGGGGAAGAAGCTTTAA
- a CDS encoding sulfotransferase family protein: MKLSPISRIPKALLYKSFHFLNRKIHTLEVSGLGTTEIELVHPPIFIIGAPRSGSTLLYQVLTDYYDVGYISNLHAKFYGAPSTVERLFHPLKWRQSSDYTSYHGQTQGWLDPSECGEFWYRFFSRKPAYVPIEETNSEQIRHLRNSVIALLQAFGKPILFKNLYCSLRLQAIAKSLPESLFIVIHRNIIDNGHSLLAGRKKVYGDYKTWWSVEPPEVDKLKNLPAYEQVIEQIRSIYTLIERDKQIIGTERFLDLDYEEFCNNTHYVLNKISNFFDSHELMIKKRIDISKIPNEFLINQQINIDQSLYDKMLQYVQSTSLI; encoded by the coding sequence TTGAAATTATCACCGATATCTAGAATTCCAAAAGCGTTATTATATAAAAGCTTTCACTTCCTAAATAGGAAAATTCACACTTTGGAAGTGTCTGGCCTTGGTACAACTGAGATTGAACTTGTCCATCCTCCTATTTTTATCATTGGCGCACCGCGATCGGGCAGCACGCTATTGTATCAAGTTTTAACTGACTACTATGATGTTGGCTATATTTCTAACCTTCACGCTAAGTTTTACGGCGCACCTTCTACTGTAGAACGCTTATTTCATCCTCTCAAATGGCGTCAATCATCTGACTATACCTCCTATCACGGTCAAACTCAGGGTTGGCTTGATCCTAGTGAATGTGGTGAATTCTGGTATCGCTTTTTTAGTCGAAAACCTGCCTATGTTCCAATTGAAGAAACCAATTCAGAACAAATTCGTCATCTTAGAAATTCTGTCATTGCCTTGCTTCAAGCTTTTGGCAAGCCGATTTTATTTAAAAATCTTTACTGTTCCTTGCGACTTCAAGCCATCGCAAAATCTCTACCTGAATCGTTGTTTATTGTCATTCATCGTAATATAATTGATAATGGGCATTCCTTGCTTGCAGGAAGAAAAAAAGTTTATGGAGATTATAAGACTTGGTGGTCAGTAGAACCTCCAGAAGTAGACAAACTTAAAAATTTACCAGCATATGAGCAAGTCATCGAGCAAATCCGCAGTATTTATACATTAATTGAAAGAGATAAGCAAATTATTGGCACAGAACGCTTTTTAGATTTGGATTATGAGGAATTTTGTAATAATACTCATTATGTTCTCAATAAAATCAGTAATTTTTTTGATTCACATGAACTGATGATTAAGAAACGGATAGATATTTCAAAAATCCCCAATGAATTTTTAATAAATCAGCAAATAAACATAGACCAAAGCTTATACGACAAAATGCTACAGTATGTGCAATCGACATCGTTAATATAA
- a CDS encoding lipopolysaccharide biosynthesis protein: MKSKLKQLGKDSIIYGVGGVAAKAITFFLLPIYTRLFTPTEYGIIEMLTVLSSFLGTLLTMGMDSAQSFYFFQQKDKGKQAQAELITAILQWRLIWGTVIVGAALLIAPFLNQFFFEGQLTWHYFALAFCGCLFGRLMSQSVEVFRLLYRPWNYLGITLSVTVISDTLGIFLVLFLDWGIVAFLVASAIASILGTILGWRGIRAYIDWSKWHRQWWPKLLRFGAPLVPAGLGMYVLNTSDRWFIIHYQGQDALGLYAVGVKFAMIIALAVTTFRQAWWPIAMDALHTEEGPELFRTIARLYLGLGTAAIVVMTAISPFLVRWLTSPGYYSAYPIVGILAWSSLFYGFYLIGCAGIWKKEKTAWNPLLMGFAALLNIALDYIFVPRWGITGAAIATSTSFLVWNAIALVVSEKLWQIHYPIGALLLQIFTGIFTTTAILLLYNKNASLTPIISVVIMGLIILISTSLNRNA, from the coding sequence TTGAAATCCAAATTAAAGCAGTTAGGAAAAGATTCAATTATTTACGGAGTTGGAGGTGTAGCTGCAAAAGCAATTACATTTTTTCTGCTGCCAATCTATACACGCCTTTTCACTCCTACAGAATATGGCATCATTGAAATGTTGACAGTGTTGAGCAGTTTTCTGGGAACTCTGTTGACAATGGGGATGGATTCAGCCCAGTCTTTTTATTTTTTTCAGCAAAAGGATAAGGGAAAGCAAGCACAAGCAGAATTAATCACAGCAATTTTGCAATGGCGATTAATTTGGGGAACAGTCATAGTCGGTGCAGCCTTACTCATCGCACCATTTTTGAATCAATTCTTTTTCGAGGGTCAATTAACTTGGCATTATTTTGCCTTAGCCTTCTGTGGGTGTCTCTTCGGGCGACTCATGTCTCAAAGCGTTGAAGTTTTCAGACTCCTCTATCGTCCTTGGAACTATCTAGGCATCACTCTAAGTGTCACTGTTATTTCTGATACCCTTGGCATATTTCTAGTCCTATTCCTCGATTGGGGGATTGTCGCGTTTCTTGTAGCTTCTGCGATCGCCTCTATCTTAGGAACCATCCTTGGCTGGCGGGGAATCCGCGCATATATAGACTGGTCAAAATGGCATCGACAGTGGTGGCCTAAGCTGTTAAGGTTTGGCGCCCCCCTTGTCCCTGCTGGTTTAGGGATGTATGTCCTCAATACATCCGATCGTTGGTTTATCATCCATTACCAAGGGCAAGATGCACTGGGTTTATATGCTGTCGGCGTTAAATTTGCGATGATAATCGCTTTAGCTGTTACCACTTTCCGACAAGCCTGGTGGCCGATCGCAATGGATGCGCTCCACACAGAGGAAGGACCTGAATTATTCAGGACAATTGCTCGCCTTTATCTAGGATTAGGAACAGCAGCTATTGTGGTAATGACTGCTATCTCTCCTTTCTTAGTCCGCTGGTTGACAAGTCCTGGATATTATTCTGCTTATCCGATTGTCGGAATTCTCGCTTGGTCATCCCTTTTTTATGGATTCTACTTAATTGGTTGTGCTGGAATATGGAAAAAGGAAAAAACTGCATGGAATCCACTACTGATGGGTTTTGCCGCCTTACTTAATATTGCTCTGGACTACATATTTGTACCCAGATGGGGAATTACAGGTGCAGCAATTGCTACTTCTACTTCTTTTTTGGTTTGGAATGCAATCGCTCTAGTAGTTTCTGAAAAGTTATGGCAAATTCATTATCCGATAGGTGCTTTGTTATTGCAGATTTTTACAGGAATTTTTACAACTACAGCTATCTTATTGCTGTACAATAAAAACGCTTCACTAACACCCATTATTTCAGTAGTTATCATGGGCTTGATAATTCTAATTAGTACATCTTTGAATAGAAATGCATAA
- a CDS encoding polysaccharide deacetylase family protein, producing the protein MITIEIPDTYEPERRYILSVIFGEFLGLDTQIQVSDRQDTRILINDDSRELVIADGLFATPPKQWLQPASLPKQPLLIWNFANTGLSATTVSPDIPVIYGNEPNRSDFLQYTENKIYLGLDIFGSAFFMLTRYEEVVKPDRDQHDRFPATASLAYQENFLDRPIINEYLEILWACLTKLWPRLQRKPRQFQTYVSHDVDEPFRYAFMDSLQIARRCAGDILKRRAPLQAMENATRWFLVKAGKAEADPCNTFDLIMDISEKHNLKSAFYFITDRSAGILDGVYSINHSLIRQLLRKIHQHGHEIGLHTSYNTYQSPEQTKKELKILKQVCAEEGIEQDTWGGRQHYLRWETPTTFQNWANAGLDYDTTLSFADVTGFRCGVCYEFTTFNLKTRQPLKLKERPLVLMECTVLDQIYMNLGTEGGAALQVMKKYKHCCQLFNGDFTLLWHNSSLMQRREIELYQKMVSNCD; encoded by the coding sequence ATGATTACAATTGAGATCCCTGATACCTATGAACCAGAACGCCGCTACATCCTCTCAGTCATCTTCGGCGAGTTTTTGGGATTGGACACCCAAATTCAGGTATCAGACCGCCAAGACACCAGAATTCTCATTAATGATGATAGTCGCGAACTTGTCATAGCAGATGGACTATTCGCTACACCACCCAAGCAATGGTTACAACCTGCTTCACTGCCCAAACAACCCTTACTCATTTGGAACTTCGCCAACACAGGACTATCAGCCACAACGGTAAGCCCAGACATTCCTGTGATTTATGGGAATGAACCCAATCGTTCAGATTTTCTTCAATATACAGAAAACAAAATTTACCTGGGACTTGACATTTTTGGGTCTGCTTTCTTCATGCTCACCCGCTATGAAGAAGTAGTCAAACCAGACCGCGACCAGCACGATCGCTTTCCTGCTACTGCATCCTTAGCCTATCAAGAAAATTTCCTAGACCGCCCGATTATTAATGAGTATCTAGAAATTCTTTGGGCTTGTCTGACAAAGTTATGGCCAAGATTACAGCGCAAACCCCGTCAGTTTCAAACCTATGTCAGTCATGATGTAGATGAGCCATTTCGATACGCATTTATGGATAGCTTGCAGATAGCGAGGCGCTGTGCTGGAGATATTCTCAAGCGTCGCGCCCCTCTACAAGCGATGGAGAATGCCACCCGCTGGTTTCTGGTAAAAGCGGGCAAAGCTGAAGCAGACCCCTGCAACACCTTTGACCTGATTATGGATATTAGCGAGAAACACAACCTAAAAAGTGCGTTTTATTTCATAACAGATCGTAGCGCAGGAATTCTTGACGGTGTTTACAGCATAAATCATTCCCTAATTCGCCAACTGCTGCGGAAAATTCACCAACACGGCCATGAAATTGGCTTGCATACCAGCTACAACACCTACCAAAGCCCAGAGCAAACCAAAAAAGAGCTTAAAATTTTAAAACAGGTTTGTGCTGAGGAAGGAATTGAACAGGATACCTGGGGAGGACGCCAACATTACTTACGCTGGGAAACGCCCACTACCTTCCAAAATTGGGCAAATGCAGGTCTCGATTACGATACAACCTTATCATTTGCAGATGTAACAGGATTTCGCTGTGGAGTTTGTTATGAGTTTACCACATTTAATCTTAAAACTAGACAACCCTTGAAACTAAAAGAGCGTCCTCTCGTCTTGATGGAATGTACAGTTCTTGACCAAATTTATATGAACTTAGGTACTGAAGGTGGCGCTGCTTTGCAAGTGATGAAAAAATACAAGCACTGCTGTCAGCTTTTCAATGGGGACTTTACACTGCTATGGCATAACAGTAGTTTGATGCAACGACGAGAAATCGAACTCTACCAAAAGATGGTTTCTAATTGTGACTAA
- a CDS encoding GNAT family N-acetyltransferase — MSYFNNTSVNLRQTILEVNSIFQQPWWLDAVAPNSWNAVEVKKNDRLIARLPYVVKQKYGLTMLTMPKLTQTLGTWLESSNAKYAKQLSQQKDLMNSLISQLPSYDYFCQNFHYSITNWLPFYWQGFTQTTRYTYVIETLNDLDTVWAGFQENIRKEIRKAKKKVIVNTDLDIEEFLNINSLTFQRQGKKLPYSREFVRRLDTACTEHQSRKTFFAEDAQGHIHAAIYIVWDENSAYYLMGGADPKLRNSGATSLLMWEAIQFAATVTKKFDFEGSMIESVERFFRAFGARQLPYFQVTRMSQRMKLLRSGRDMLTTLVRNGR, encoded by the coding sequence GTGTCATATTTTAACAATACATCAGTGAACCTAAGACAAACTATTTTAGAGGTTAACAGTATATTCCAGCAGCCTTGGTGGTTGGATGCCGTCGCTCCTAATTCTTGGAATGCTGTGGAAGTCAAAAAAAATGACAGATTAATCGCCCGTCTTCCCTATGTGGTTAAGCAAAAATATGGGTTAACTATGCTTACGATGCCTAAACTAACCCAAACCCTTGGCACGTGGCTGGAGTCATCTAATGCCAAGTATGCTAAACAGTTAAGTCAACAAAAAGACTTAATGAACTCGCTAATTTCGCAGTTACCCTCTTATGACTATTTCTGTCAAAACTTTCACTATTCAATCACCAACTGGTTGCCATTTTACTGGCAAGGCTTTACTCAAACCACACGCTACACTTATGTAATAGAAACCCTAAATGATTTAGATACAGTCTGGGCTGGTTTTCAGGAAAACATCCGTAAAGAGATCCGCAAAGCGAAAAAAAAAGTGATTGTAAATACAGACTTGGATATTGAGGAATTTCTCAATATTAACTCGCTTACCTTTCAAAGACAGGGAAAGAAATTGCCCTATAGTCGCGAGTTTGTTCGGCGCTTAGATACTGCCTGTACAGAACACCAATCACGAAAAACTTTTTTTGCGGAAGATGCTCAAGGACATATTCATGCTGCTATTTATATTGTCTGGGATGAAAACTCTGCTTATTATCTCATGGGAGGAGCAGACCCAAAACTTCGTAATAGTGGCGCCACTAGCTTACTGATGTGGGAAGCGATTCAATTTGCCGCTACCGTAACTAAAAAATTTGATTTTGAGGGTTCCATGATCGAGTCTGTGGAGCGTTTTTTTCGGGCATTTGGGGCGCGACAGCTTCCATATTTTCAGGTGACACGGATGAGTCAGCGAATGAAGTTACTTAGAAGTGGGCGAGATATGCTCACAACATTAGTTAGGAATGGTAGATGA